Below is a genomic region from Pan troglodytes isolate AG18354 chromosome X, NHGRI_mPanTro3-v2.0_pri, whole genome shotgun sequence.
tgtatcaaattatcattTGTACTctgaaaatatgtacatgtattatgTACCAATAGAAACAGATttagtggccaggcgcggtagctcatgcttgtaattccagcacttggggaggccgaggcaggtggatcacttgaggtcaggagtttgagactagtctagccaacatgttgaaaccccatctctactaaaagtacaaaaaatagctgggcatgctggtgggcacctgcaatctcagctactcgggaggctgaggaaggagaatcatttgaacccgggaggtggaggttgcagtgagccgagatcacatcactgcactccagcctgggcgacagagtgagattccatctcaaaataaataattaaataaatgaaaacagatttaGTGAAAATTTCCATCAAGATGTTAAtacaaaactcttttttttaattatactttaagttctagggtacatgtgcacaatgtgcaggtttgttacatatgtatacatgtgccatgttggtgtgctgcacccattaactcgtcatttacattaggtatatctcctaatgctatccctcctccctccccgtAGCCCACAAGAGACCCTGgtctgtgatgttccccaccctgtgtccaagtgttctcattgttcaattcccacctatgagtgagaacatgaggtgtttggttttctgttcttgcgatagtttgctcagaatcatggtttccagcttcatccatgtccctacaaaggacatgaactcatcattttttatggctgcctagtattccatggtgtatatgtgccacattttcttaatccagtctatcattgttgcacatttgggttggttccaagtctttgctattgtgaatagtgccacaataaacataacgtgtgcatgtgtctttatagcagcatgatttataatcctttgggtatatacccagtgatgggatggctgggtcaaatagtatttctagttctagatccttgaggaatcaccacactgtcttccacaatggttgaactagtttacagtcccaccaacagtgtaaaagtgttcctatttctccacatcctctccagcacctgttgtttcctgagtttttaatgatcgccattctaactggtgtgagattgtatctcattgtggttttgatttgcatttctctgatggccagtgatgatgagcattttttcatgcatctgttggctgcataaatgtcttcttttgagaagtgtctgttcatatcctttgcccactttttgatggggttgcttgattttgcttgtaaatttgtttaagttctttgtagcttctgatattagccctttgtcagatgggtagattgcaaaaattttctcccattctgtaggttgcctgttcactctgatggtattttcttttgctgtacagaagctctttagtttaattagatcccatttgtcaattttggcttttgttgcccttgcttttggtgtttcagtcatgaagtccttgcccatgcctatggcctgaatggtattgcctaggttttcttctagggtttttatggttttaggtctaacatgtaagtctttaatccatcttgaattaatttttgtgtaagatgtaaggaagggatccagtttcagctttctacatatggctagccagttttcccagcaccatttattaaatagggaatcctttccccatttcttgtttttgtcaggtttgtcaaagatcagatggttgtagatgtgtggtattatttctgggggctctattctgttccattggtctatatctctgttttggtaaaagttccatgctgttttggttactgtagccttgtagtatagtttgaattcaggtagtgtgatgcttccagctttgttcttttggcttaggattgtcttggcaatgcgggctcttttttggttccatatgaactttaaagtagttttttccaattctgtgaggaaagtcattggtagcttgatggggatggcattgaatctataaattaccttgggcagtatggccattttcacattgttcattcttcctatccatgagcatggaatgttcttccatttgtttgtgtcatcttttatttcgttgagcagtggtttgtagttctccttgaagaggtccttcacatcccttgtaagttggattcctaggtattgtattctgtttgaagcaattgtgaatgggagttcactcatgatttggctctctgtttgtctgttattggtgtataggaatgcttgtgatttttgtacattgattttgtatcctgagactttgctgaagttgcttatcagcttaaggagactttgggctgagacgatggggttttttaaatatacagtcatgtcatctgcaaacagggacaatttgacttcctcttttcctaattggataccctttctttctttctcctgcctgattgccctagccagaactttcaacactacgctgaatagtagtggtgagagagagcatccctgtcttgtgccagttttcaaagggaatgcttccagtttttgcccatttaaataCAAAACTCTTAAAAAGTCCTATATACCAGAATTCTATATACCTTGGGCCCCTGTATTAAAAGTACCTCAATGCTGAACTAATTATGGGATTGGTTTGCTTAGGAACAGAAAGTCCACTCTCTCATGGTCCAGTTAATGAAGATTTGAGTAGAATTTTACTCTTCAGGCAGTGTCCTAAATGATGGTCCAGAGAGCTGAAACAACAAATCCTCTCCCAACTTTCTCAACAGTATTTCCTCTGTCATTCTTCCTCATCCCACCTCTCTTACCACAAAGCCATCAGTGTCTTTCAAAGACTTTCTAACATAAACACCCCTCTCTTCTCAGTCAGCCAAATCATGTGGAAGAGTGGCCATTGGTGGCATGGCTGATTTTCCAGACCACCCTAATTCATGTCATGGAGAATTTTTTCTAAAACTCAGTTTTAGAAAATTCAGTGAAACAAGAGAAACAGCATTCCAGAACCAAGAAATTATTGTTCTTGCCTCTGTCTCCTAAAGCAAGTCACGGAGCTTTGTCAATTTGGGGACCTCACTCACAAAGACTTTGGTTTCTAGGCATCTCGTTGGTTATTACAGCATTACAATAGTTTCCTGGCTTTGCTGAATAGTATAGCCATCCAGGCTGCTCCAAAAAACCTGGGCAACCACACCACAGAAGGACATCAAAACAGCTAAAAGGATGAACATTTCTTCTGCCATTTCAGTGCTGGCTTAGAGGCTGAAGGAAAAGTGAAGGCTACAAGAtagcctcccccatcccccaaaaaATGCTCAGGAAATGAGACACAGAGCTCAGAAAATACATAGCAACCTTTTCTACAGGGGCAATCTGATAGGGCCAGTGGCTGGCCAGCGGAGGCAGTTCTACAAACTAGACTACTTGCCCACCAAATCCCATGAAGCAACAGCTGCAGGAAGCAAAGATGATACAATAAGAAAAGCCCTACTCTATAAACCtcagctttgttctctggctaAGTATTTGGGTGCTGGCTTACGACCACCCCAGAGCACATTTGGGCATTTGCCTAGTGACCTACAATATAAACCATGTTTTCTTGGCAGAAATGAGTAAAGCAATTGACAGCCAAACAACTTCATTTCATCACTTCTTGGTATGTAATTCTGATCTCTGGGGAAATCATAGGCACATTGGTGGATTCTAACATGCCTTCTATTTAGAAGATCTGCCCAGGAGGCTGTCATTAAGAATAtttgctgggaattacaggcaaaCATTGCCTAATCCTTTCAAGCAGGCCTTGCCTTTTAATGAGTAATGATTCCTAAAATTTGAATAGTAAAGTTGATCCTCacaataaacttatgaaataaACATTACCCCCATTTTCAGagcaggaaactgaagcttagaaaagttaaatgacttttCCAAAGCCACAGAGCTCTTAGGTCTGTTGAGTAAcagattcaggaaaaaaaaaaaaaaacctggagaaagaagaaaggctgGATGAGGACAGAAGGCAGGGTCCAAAAGGGTAtaagggaaagggagaaatattttatgaatcctAAATTTCTGCTTTGAGAAAATCGGTGCATAGATATATCCTTCATTAAAATAAGAACACAGGCACACAGCAGTATCCCCACCTCTCCACACTCTTTCTCCCTGGTAGTGGACAGTGAGGATCAGTAAATTATTGAGATCAGCTTGGCTATTAGGTTCAAAGCATCTCTGTACATCCCAGTGGAGATGTACAATAAACATAGTTATATGGGTCTAGGGCTCAGGGGAAAGTTCCAGGCTGAAAGTTCATGTGTGGAAAATACAAGCCTAAGGGTAGATGATAGAACAAAGGTATTTGTCAAATACGAGGGCCAGGGACAGGAGCAACCCTGAGAAACACTCGCACTTAAGGGATAGGTAAAGAAACAAGGACTTGTGAAGGAGACAAAGATTGGTCAGACCTCCTCCAACCACCCTGTTTCCCACATACCACAGCTTCTCAAGGACAAGAGGTGGCTCAGGAAGAAGTGGCTCAGGAAGGATGTGGGGACTGGGGGCAAAGTGGTTACACATCCTTCCAGCTTTAAGTGCTGTATCGACCAACTATTGTCCGGTGGTAACTAGGGATGAGCTGTGAGAAACCAATCTTACTCAGAAATGAAACAGTATTTCCAGCTTCCttaatcattctttttcatttttaatgagttCTAAGGGGCGACTCAATGGCTGATACTTGCTGTGCTTGGCAAAGAGCCATCAACTCTGGTACCAcctggttttctttcttgaatttaGACAAACTTTGAGGAAATACAGGGAGGCTGGAAGCAGGTCCAAGCACCTTGAATTTGGCCTTGAGTAGCTTCAAACCATGTGTCTCTTGTGTCTTTCTCCCTTTACTCTTGTGGGATACCACAAGCTAAATTATTGCTGTGAGAATTGCTCCACAAATCAAAGATTCTCTCTTTCACCTTGGGCCACCACTTTCACCCTTCTCAGGACTTAATTCTagggaaaaaagtttaaaaaattttaaaaattatcattatacTATGGGAACAAATCATTAAGTAGCAAAATAATTTTGAGGTAATTGTTATTAGTATTACTACTACTTGTGGGACCACTACATTCATTCTATAATAATTTGTTGACCACCTATTATGTGTCAGAGACTGGAGAGACAATGATAACAGGACAGACAAGATTCTTGCTCTCGCAGAGCTCACATATTAGTAGGAAAGACAGCCAATAAAACAAGTGAACATTAATGAAGTAGAGAgagaagttttaaaacaaaaataaaatttggtgaTAGGATAGAGTGTTGGAGTGGGAATAAGGACAACTTTAGATTAGATGGGGTAGTTAGGACCCTCTGATAAGGTGATATTTCACATGAGACTTAAAAGTCAGAAGCCAGCCATACAAGGAAGAGAGGTAAGAAAATTCCAAGCAAAGGAAACAGCAAATAAGGAAACCTCAAGTTATACAAATGATCAACGCGTTTAAGGAACAAAAAGCAGGTTAAGGacaattgtatatttatatgcaaaagaataaagttgaaccTCTACctcatctcacaccatatacagaaattaatttaaaatgtatcaaagaattcaatataagagctaaaatcaTAAACCTCATAGCATACATAGGTATAAATCATTGTGACCTTGAATCAGGCAATgtgttttagatatgacaccaaaagcacaagcaacaaaagaaaaaaagataaattgcacttcaaaattaaaagcttctgtgtatcaaaggacactatcaagagagtgaaaagataacccacaTGGGGGGGGGGAATgttttcaaatcatatatctgataagggcctagtatctagaatatataaagaaagtgAAGGCAACCTAATTTTAAGACACCCCAAAGactggagtagatatttctacaaAGAATATATGCAAAAGGTCAATAACTACATGAGAGGATGCTCaaaattattagtcattaggataatacaaatagaaacacatgAGATGGACTAGGGAACAATACAGTCAGGATGGCTGAAGGTGACCACAAGAAACCAAAGGGCAAGATGTCTGCTTATGCCTTCTTTGCGCAGACATGCAGAGAAGAACATAAGAAGAAAAACCCAGAGGTCCCTGTCAATTTTGTAGAATTTTCCAAGAAGTGCTCTGAGAAGCGGAAGACCATGTCTGGGAAAGAGAAGACCAAATTTGATGAAATGGCAAAGGTGGATAAAGTACACTATGATCAGGAAATGAAGGATAATGGACCAGTTGAGGGAGGCAAGAAGAAGGACCCTAATGCCCTCAAAAGGCCACTGTCTGGATTCTTCCTGTTCTGTTCAGAATTCCACCCCAAGATCAAATCCACAAATCCTGGCATCTCTATTGGAGACATGGCAAAAAAGCTGGGTGAGATGTGGATTAACTATAGTGACAGGGAAAAGCAGCCTTACATTACTAAGGCAGCAGACCTGAAGGAGAAGTATGAGAAGGATGTTGCTGACTATAAGTCTAAAGGAAAGTTTGATAGTGCAAAGGGTCCCACTAAAATTGCCTGGAAAAaggtgaaagagaaagacaaagaagatgaggaggaagaagaggaggaggaagagaagaaggaggagggggaattAAAAAACTGTTTATCTGTCATCTTATGAATGCCTTAGAGTAGGGGAGTGTCATAATTGACATATCTCttatttgagaagtgtctgttgccCTCATTAAGTTTAATTACAAAATTTGATTATGATCATATTGTAGTCTCTTGAAGTGCTCTAGAAATTGTCAGTGGTTTACATGAAGTGGTTGGGTGTCCGGAGCATCCTGAAACTGTATCAAAGTTGtacatatttcaaacattttaaaaatgaaaagtcacTCTGGTATTCTCCCTACTCTGTGTACATTGCAGTTGGAGCGACAAGGCATTTAAAGATGTTTCtggcagtttttttatttttaaggtggTATTAAGTCTATGGTTATTGGCTAGAAATGCTGAGTTATCAACTGCATATATCTAtaatttgtaaaaaagaaaaaacaaccccgaCAAACTCTTCATGCTCCTTGCTTGGCATTGAGGCTGTGGGGGAAGACGCCTTTTGGAGGGGCTGTAGCTCAGGGTGTGCTGCTGTGAGGCTCCACCTGTTGACTCTGCATGGGCATCCATTTAGCTTCAGGTGGTCTTGTTTCTGTGTATAGTGACATAGCATTCTGCTGCCATTCTTAGATGTGGACAAAGGGGGGTCAGCTGGCATGAGAAGTGttcggttttttgtttttagtgaagTGTGGtagtttcaaaactgtttttaaacAAACTCTAGAATTCTTAATTGCTAGCAAAATAAAGAGCCACTGGATCAATGAAAGTTCAAGAACCTTCTGTACTTAAATACGATTTGCAATGTTCTgttattttttcctatgtttagaatgctgaaatgtttttttaagttaaataaacagtatcatactttaaaaaaatgagataccactttagaCCCACTAGGGTAACTATAataacaacaattttaaaaacagaaaataaatgttgggaGGGAGTAGAGAATTTGGAACCCTTGTACTTTTCTGGTAGAGGTGCAAAATCATGCAGCTGCTGTGaaaaacagcttggcagttcctcaaaaaagtcAACACAGAGTTACTATGTGACCCAGCAAGTCTACTTCTAGGTATACACACTCCAAAATCAAAGTCAGGTACTCAGGCAAAAACTTGAGCATAAATATTCATAGTAGCTATGAGTATTCACAGTGT
It encodes:
- the LOC473737 gene encoding high mobility group protein B3-like, with protein sequence MAEGDHKKPKGKMSAYAFFAQTCREEHKKKNPEVPVNFVEFSKKCSEKRKTMSGKEKTKFDEMAKVDKVHYDQEMKDNGPVEGGKKKDPNALKRPLSGFFLFCSEFHPKIKSTNPGISIGDMAKKLGEMWINYSDREKQPYITKAADLKEKYEKDVADYKSKGKFDSAKGPTKIAWKKVKEKDKEDEEEEEEEEEKKEEGELKNCLSVIL